The Filimonas lacunae genomic sequence TTTTGGTGAGTAATAACCCGTGTGGTGAATCTGATACCACTGTGTTTTTCTGTGTAGAAGACAAGCCGGATTCTACTTTCCATATAGATGTGAATAAGTCGTGTGTTCCATTTGTGGTTAAAACAGATACTGTTTTAAATACATCCAGAGTATATTGTATTCCTTATGTAGAGGAATATACTGTTCTGGATTCTAATAAAAATGTAGCACCTGCTAACAGATATAAAGTAATAGCTGGCAGCCTGGCGGGAGCAGAACCACAAATTCAGTTTGATACTGCAGGTAAATACTATATCAGGTATACTGTTCGTAACTCCTGTGGAAGTTTCTTCAGTGAAAAACTGGTTGAAGCGTATTATGCAAACGTAACCATGCCCGATTCGGCAAGGTATTGTGATACCCTGCGAATTAATTTTGGCACTAACGCCAGCCACAAACCTAATTATAGCACTTCAGCTATAGGTGGTGAATCTTATCAGTGGACTGTAACGGGTGGTGCCTATACTTTTGTATCTGGTACTGCTACTTCGGCATACCCCATTATTAAATTTAACGACTACGCAAGATATGTTGTAACGGTACGCTTTACCAACATGTGTGGTACGCAAACCTCTTCGCAGGTGATCAGGTTTGATAAGCCGATGTTAATTAATATTAACACGCCGTCTGCAAATACAACCGTTTGTTGGGGAACAACTAGTATCAATCTTGCTGCCAATACAACGGGTCCTTCTGATGCCACATTGGCATGGACTACCAATGGAGCATCCAATGGTACGTTTTCTCCTACCAACACACTTGCTACCACTTATACATTTGGTACAAATGATATAGCAAATAAAACTGCTACTGTTATTATTACTATAACCGGCCCTAATGGTTCGGTATGTCCGAGAAAAAATTCAAGCCGTGTTATTAGCATGTATCCGGAAAACAAGGGTACCAGCTATTCCAAGGATATTTGTTCGGGAACTGCTTTGAACGAATCGTTGGTGGCGTCTACCACAGGTAGCACATTTACATATACTTCTGTAAGTACAGCTAATGTAACAGGTGCAACAGCATCTGGTTCCGGCAGCGTAATTACCGATGTGCTCACCAACAATTCCAGCAGTTCGGCCGGTACGGTTACTTATACTATTACACCACTGGCCAACGGATGTAATGGTACACCGTTTACTATTACTATTACAGTACAGCCAACACCTGCGCTTACGGTTAATCCTTTAACAAGTGCAATGTGTAGCGGCAACAAAACCGGACTGGCACTTACCAGTTCTTTAGCCGGTGCCACATTCCAGTGGCTGGCGTCTCCTGTTTCAGGAACTGCCAGTGGTTATTATACTACTCAGCAGGGTACTACTGTTGCGGGTACTACATATACTATTGATGACGAGTTGCTGAATACTTCCAGTACAGATGCCCAGGTAAAATATGCTATACAGCTTGTTTCGGCTAATGGCTGTAAAAGTCCTGTGCAGAATGCGCTGGTTACTATACATCCTAAAGTAACGGATGCAAATGCTGGTAGCGATAAAAAATATTGTAACGTTAGCCAGGTTACCCTGGAAGGTAATACTGCTACTGTAGGTACAGGTGTATGGTCGCAAACATTGGGACCAGCAGCAGTCATTACCAATCCTAATAACCCTGCTTCAACAGTAACGGGTTTGGTGGGAAATACCGAATACCGTTTTGCATGGACTATTACCGACAATTCTGCCAGCCATTGTGGATTTACTACCGATACGGTAATTATATATAATCGTCCTGCCACTACAACAGCGACTGTAACCACTCCATTAACATTGTGTGATTTTGTGGCCGGTGATCTGTCACATAATAATAAAACTCTTACCGGTAATATTATTACCAGAGCTTTTGAATCTGGTAAATGGACAGTGGACGGCTCGCCTACAGGCAGCAGCTATAGTTTCAGTGACGACACTGATAATGATGCCATTTTTACGGTAAGCATGCCGGGTACCTATACTTTACGATGGACTATTTCGGGCGATGCCGGTTGTACGCCATCTTCGGCAGTGTTAACACTGAATGTATATGCACCTCCTGCTTCAGGAAGTGTAGCTACCACCACCACTGCTGTTTGTGCGGGTACAGACGTGAGGGTAACCCTTTCCGGATATACCGGGGTTATTCAAAAATGGCAGTATTCCTACGATGGATTAAGCTGGGTTGATACGGCTGTGCAAACATCCACTATTGATTTCCTGAATACCCAGGACACATTTGCTGTGCGTGCTATTGTCATTTCTTCCGGAAATGCGGCAGGTTGTCCGAGTGTATCTACGGCCACTCCTATTACTATTAATGTATCTGCTTTATCTATAGGTGGGAATGGAAAAGATACTACTGTTTGTCAGGGTACTTCCACCTTCTTCACTTTAACTAACTATAGGGGCAGTGTAATTGCCTGGCAAGCTTCTACCAATGGTGGAACCACGTGGACTACTGTTCCTGGTGTAACTGGCGAAAGGCTGGATTATAGCAATATTCAAACAACTACCCAATACAGGGCTGTTGTGCAAAATGGCGTATGTAGCCAGGTATACTCAGCTGTTAGTACAATAACAGTAATACCTTCTATTGCGCAGCCTACAGCAGGTAGTGCACAAAATCTGTGTAACGTAACGGGCACCACACTGGACGCAAGTGCGGTAACACACTCCGGTGAAATAGGTGTTTGGTCTCAATCTACCACCACCGGTAGCACTAATGCTGTGTTTGGAGATGTGAATAATCCTAAAACCACGGTTACCAGCCTTTCACCGGGTACGTACATTTTAAAATGGACGGTATCTAATGGTGGTGTATGTGGAACTAAGTCTGCCAACGTGCGTATTGATATATCTGCTGCTGCACAGGGTGGTGATGCTTTAGGCGGTGGCACTTATTGCAGAGGCAGCGTGCCTACCAATACCATCGACCTGGATAACTATACAGGCAATGTTGTTCGTTGGGAGTCATCTACTGATGGTACTACCTGGACTACTATTTCTAATACAACCAGCACGCTTACTTATAATAATAGTGTAACACAAACTACTTATTACAGGGCGGTAGTAGATAACGGAAACTGTACCGTACCTGCTTACTCTACCGTGGCAACGGTAACTATAAAAAATCCGGTGACCACTCCTGATGCTAATATTGATCAGGATTTATGTAATGCCAATGGCACTACATTGGCGGCTAATAGTGTAAATACTGCTGCTGGTGAAAATGGCACCTGGACTCAAAGTGTAAGAAATGCAGCCGGTGCTGTTATTGCAAGTGCAACCAACCCTGCCACTGGAATCTCTGGTTTAATAGCAGGTAATACCTATACTTTTATATGGTCTATTGATAATGGAGGAACCTGTCCGGTTAAAAGAGATTCTGTTGATGTAGTGGTGCGCAACCCTATAGCCAATATAATTGATACCACCAATCAGTTTCCGCTTACCATTTGTGAAGGCGTTCTGGTAAATGTTACCGGCGGCACTCCAACAGGCGGTAATGGCGCTTATGCTTATCAATGGCAATACAGCGAAGACAATATCACCTGGAACAATTTCGGAACGTTGTCTACTGCGAAAGATTTTTCTTTTACAGCATCTTCTGTAAGCTTATATATCCGTAGAAGAATTATTTCCGGTCCGTGCGACAACTTCAGCAATGTGGTGGTGTTAACAGTAAGAAAAGCTATTACCAATAACACATTAGCTTCCAGTCAGGATATTTGTATTAACACTGCTCCTGCTGTTATAGTAGGTTCTGTTCCACAGGAAGGTGGCGGAGGCTACATATATACCTGGGAACAAAGTATAGATAATGCGGCTACCTGGTCGGTTATAGCTAGCGCTACCGGTAAAGATTATGCACCGGGCGTACTTACGCAAACCACCCTGTATCGCAGAACAGTAACTACTGCATTATGTTCTGGCCTGCAAAAGAATGTGAGTGATTCCGTAATTATAAAGGTAAATCCGGATGCAAAAGCGAGATTCTCTGTAAGAGATACTATTGGTTGTGCACCATTTGTTCTTACTGCTGCAAACATTGTAGATACGCCTTATGCTGCTAATAATGGCGGATATAACTGGTTGGCCAATGGTGTATTAATCGGAACCACTGTAGCATTCCCGGGATATACCATTAATAATGTGGATGACTCTGTAACTATTCGTTTGGTTACCACCAGCCTCTATGGTTGTAAAAGCGATAGTATGGAGCAGAAATTTTTCTCGTTCCCAACTCCTGATCCTCAGTTTACTGTAAGTCAGGATAGCAGTTGCGGACCATATACTGTACACTTCACCAATAATTCCAATAATTCACCACGTGTGAACTATGAGTGGGATTTAGGTAACGGTCAAACTACAACCAACTTTAATCCGGCGGATATTACTTATCCTATCAATCCGGATAGAAGAGATACATTCTATGTGGTGAAACTTACTGCTGTTACAGGTTGTGACAGGGCAGTATTAACAGATACCATTAAAGTATATGCTGCACCAAAGGCAACATTTACACCTTCTGTTACTGCAGGTTGTTCGCCATTGACGGTATTCTTTAATAACAATTCGTTAGGTGAGCGTATAACGTATACCTGGAATTTTGATGATGGACATGGAGATAGTGTTACTACCTCTGCAGGTCAAACAAGCCATACGTTTGTCACGTTTGTACAGGATACATTCCATGTGAGGTTAATAGCTACCAACAGTTGTGGAACAGATACCAGCTATTACAACATAGTGGTATCGCCTAATCCTATTTCGCTGAATATGTCTATCAACGGCGATCAGCGACAAGGTTGTGCCCCGTTAACTGTACAGTTTAACAACAATACCCGTGGAGCCAGCGCGTTCCGTTGGGATTTTGGTGACGGCAACGTGTTAAATACAACCGAGAACATAGATACTATTACCCATGTGTTTACTACACCGGGCAGGTATGCGATTACGTTAATTGCTTCTAACTATTGTAGCGATACAACTGGTTATGAAATGGTAGAGGTGCTGGCTGTGCCGGAAGTAGACTTCACAGCATTACCAACACAGGTATGTATTGGTGATTCTATACATTTTACCAATAACAGTAATTCTACCTTAACGGGTCTGGTATGGAGGTTTGGTGACGGAGATACTTCGGTAGTCACTAATCCTAATCACGCTTACAAGACGGCGAATGCTTATAATGTAACTTTAACCGGAAGCATACAGTATCAAAGTGGTATGGTGTGTTCTACCACAGCTACCCACCCGGTAACCGTTATTGCTTCCTTACCTGGTTTATTTACGGCCACTGATACTATAGGTAATTGTGTACCGTATACTATTACGTTCACTAATTCTATCACTCCTTCTGCACTTACCAGCTGGGATTTTGGTGATGGCAGTACGGCTACAGGTGATGTGGTTACGCACACTTATACACAAAACGGAACATTCACCGTAAAAATGAACTCGCTTGATCCGGGCGGTTGTACTTACGAGCATGCTAAGAATGTAGTGATACAAGGTCCCGAAGGACAGTTCATTTATGATAACGGATACATCTGTAAAGACAAAGCCGTTCGTCTGGAAGTGAATGCTGTGCGTACTACCAGTTACAAATACATATTTGGAGATGGTGATACGCTGGTAACTAATGCCAACGTGGTATTCCATATTTATAAGCAACCAGGTATTTATAAACCTGCAGTACAGCTACTAACAGCTGATTGCGGTGTGTGGATATATGGCACCAACCAGATAATGGTGGATTACTACCAAACCGGCTTCACCTCTGTACAGCAAAAAGTGTGTGGTAACAGCCTGGTGGCCTTTACCGATACTTCCCGCTCTTATTTTGGCATCCAAAGCTGGGATTGGAGGTTTGGTGATGGCGGTACTTCTACCGATAAAAATCCGCAACACAGTTATGTGGGCACCAACAGCTGGCCGGTAACCTTAATTATTACAGGCACCAGCGGTTGTAAGGATACTACTATGGCTTATGTATCTGTGAAGCCCAACAACAAACCTGTGGTGCAGATTATGGCTGCTACCAGTGGTTGTGTGGCTCAGCCAATGATGTTTACTGCCAATGTAAACTCTCAGGATAGTGTAAGCCTGTATGCATGGAACTTCAGCAATGGTTTTGCTACCAATGGAGAGCAAATCACTACTAAGTTTGGCACTGCGGGTTCTTACCAGGTACAGTTGGTAGCAGGTACTATATTCGGTTGTTACGATACAGCCAATGCCACCTTTGTAATCAATCCTACACCAACGGTTTCATTGGGTAATGATGTTACCATTTGTCGTGGCGCATCTGTACAGTTAAATGCGGCAGGTGCTACCGAAGCTGCCTGGTCGCCGATTAACGATCTGGATTGTGGTAACTGTTTAAAACCTGTAGCTACTCCATTAGAAACCAGGCAGTATGTGGCCAGAGGTTCTAATGTGTATGGTTGTAGTAGCACAGATACTATTGTCATTAATGTGGTACAACCGGCAAGGGTGCAGGTAAGCGGACCAGATACTATATGTGTGGGCCAATCGGCACAGTTATATGCTGATGGTACAGAAAAATACAGATGGTGGCCTGCTGCTTCGCTCAGCAACACCACTATTGCTTCACCAGTGGCCAGTCCAACACTGACTACTATATATAGTGTGGAAGGTTCGGACAGCTTAAACTGTTTCCGTGATACCGGCTACATTACCATAACAGTAGGTCAATGGCCTAAAATAAGTCTGGGACCAGATAAGGTGTTAAGCACTGGTACGGAGGTACAGTTAACTACTACCTACATTAACGGACCAATGGTGAAATGGACCTGGACTCCGGAAGCCAACCTCAGCTGCAGTAATTGTGCTGTGCCGGTTGCTACGGTAAGAACGGATGTATGTTACAGCGTAACCGCTGAAAACATATATGGTTGTGAGGCCAAAGACACCGTATGTATACAGGCGTTCTGCGAAAGCACGCAAGTGTTTATTCCGAATGCGTTTGTTCCGGGAAGTGTAAACAACGGCCTGTTAATGGTACGCGGTAAGGGTATCCGGTCTGTGAAATCGTTCCGCATCTACAACCGTTGGGGTCAGGTAGTATTTGAGAGAGCTAACTTCCCGCCAAACGATAAAAGCTTTGGATGGGATGGAACCATAAAAGGATCATTGCCAACGCCGGATGTATATGTGTATACGGCAGAGGTGATTTGTGACGATGGCAAGGCGTTTACTTATAAAGGAAACGTAGCTATATTAAAATAAAACACTAAAAGAGATGTTATGAGGAGGATGGTGTTTGCCCGATGGCTGCTAAGTTTACTTACAACAATCATAATAACCCTGCCCGGAAACGGGCAGGATTATACGTTTTCGCAGTTTAACGAACTGCCTATGTTGCGCAACCCGGCGCTGGCAGGGGTGTTCAATGGCGATTTACGTATCAGCGGCGCCTGGCGTAACCAGTGGCAAAGCGTAACTGTACCCTATCAAACCGGTGCTATGAGTGCCGAGGTGAAGTTTCCGATGAAAGATTGGAACGACTGGATAACAGTAGGCTTACAGGCTACTTATGATGTTGCGGGCGATATTAAACTAAAGCGCACTTCTATTTTACCCGTTATTAACTACCATAAATCGATAAGCGGTAATTCAGATGATTATTTGTCGTTAGCCTTTATGGGCGGCCCTGTGAACAGCCAGTTCGATCCTACCAAGCTTAAACTGGACGACCAATTCCAGGGTGGTACTTACGACCCCACCACACCTACGTCGCAGGTTTTTGACCGTACCGGTTTTAATTATTGGGATGCCTCTACCGGTTTAACGTATAGTAGCGGTTTTGCCGAAAAAGGACGTTATTATTTAGGTGTAGGTTTGTTTCACCTGAACAGGCCTAAGGTGGCGTTTTACACACAAAACTCTAACGTTTACCTGGAAAGGAAGTTTGGTTTTAATGCTGGTGCTACTATTCCTACTTCTGATTTTAACCGCGTGGTTTTATATGGCGATTATTTCATGCAAGGGGGTAACCGCCAGTTTCTAGGGGGTATTTTGTATGGAAATGACCTTATACAGAACTATGATGATGAAAACGTATTCAGCCTGTATTTTGGGGGTTATTATCGCTGGAACGATGCGTTGATTCCGGTTATTAAAATGGAAATGTTCGACTGGTCGGTAGGTTTAAGCTACGATGTAAACGTATCTAAGCTAAAAACCGCCAGTAATATGAAAGGCGGCTTTGAATTAACCGCCACGTATAAATGTAAGTTTACGCACCGCTCGGAAGAAGCGAACAGCGTTCGATGCGTTTGGTTTTAATCTGCCATCACCCAGGGCTCCAGGTTAAAAAAGCCTGAATAGTCGAAAAGATTCCAGAAATCGATAGGGGTGCAATCGTATATCTGTAGCAACTGATTCAAACGGCACATGCGGAAATCGCATTTGCCGTTTTCCATTTTACTGATTAATTCTTTGCTGGTTCCGGCCTTCATGGCCACGTAAGCCTGCTTTAAACCTTTCTCTATCCTCACCTTGCGCAGGGCTGCGCCCACATTTTGCCTGGTATACGTTGGTTTGGGCATGTTAAGCAATCGTTAGTTTTTTTCAAAAGATGAATGAGATTCCATCGAATATATATCGAATTTATGTATATCCACTGATTTTTAAGGAGATTTGCCCCGAAAACGGGGTAGCTGCTTATGTAAATACCTTTGCCTCTTCGCTTGTTTGCCATTAATTTTAGGTGAAAAATTCCTAATATCCCGTTTTCATTTTATCTGCCGGTTACTTTTTGTACCTTTGCGCCCAAATTAGGTTGAATGGGGGTTCCTTTCAACTATAAAACCATTCAACATTTGTATTTTATGGATATAAGAAACATCGCCATTATTGCTCACGTTGACCACGGCAAAACTACGCTGGTTGACCGTATTCTGCACACCACGAAAGTATTTCGTGACAACCAGGACACCGGTGAACTGATCATGGACAATAATGACCTTGAAAGAGAACGTGGTATTACCATATTCAGTAAAAACGCAGCCGTTACCCATAACGGTGTTAAAATAAACGTTATTGACACTCCCGGTCACGCCGACTTTGGTGGTGAAGTGGAGCGCGTATTGAAAATGGCAGACGGTGTAATTCTGCTGGTGGATGCGTTTGAAGGCCCTATGCCTCAAACCCGTTTCGTGCTGCAGAAAGCTTTACAGCTGAACCTGAAGCCTATAGTAGTAATTAACAAGGTAGATAAGCCAAACTGCCGTCCTGACGAAGTACATGACGCTGTGTTTGAACTGTTCTTTAACCTGGATGCTACCGAAGAGCAGCTGAACTTCCCTACCTTCTACGGTAGCGGTAAAAACGGCTGGTTCAACGATACATTAGAGCAGCGTGAAGATATCATTCCTTTAATGGATGGCATCTTAAAGTACGTACCAGCTCCTAAAATCAACGAAGGTCCGCTGCAAATGCAGATCACTTCCCTGGATTACTCTTCGTTCCTGGGCCGTATTGCCATTGGTAAAGTAACCCGTGGTACTATTAAAGAAAACCAGCCTATTGCTTTAATGCAGACCGATGGTACTGTTAAAAAGCAAAAGGTTCGTGAATTATATGTATTTGAAGGCATGGGCAAAAGAAAGGTAACTGAAGTAGTTGCCGGTGATCTTTGCGCTGTGGTAGGTTTAGAAGACTTCAACATTGGTGATACCATCTCCGATTCAGAAGTTCAGGAAGCGCTGCCAATTATCAGCGTGGATGAGCCAACCATGAACATGACTTTCAGCATCAACAACTCTCCTTTCTTCGGCCGTGATGGTAAGTTTGTTACCAGCCGTCACCTGCGTGACCGTCTGATGAAAGAAACAGAGAAAAACCTGGCTTTACGTGTGGTTGATACTGACAACGGTGATACCTTCCTGGTATATGGTCGTGGTATCCTGCACCTGGGTGTATTGATTGAAACGATGCGTCGTGAAGGTTATGAATTAACTGTAGGTCAGCCCCAGGTAATTGTTAAAACCATCGACGGCAAAAAGTCTGAACCATACGAGAACCTGGTAGTAGACGTTCCACAGGAATTTGCCAGCAAGGTAATTGACCTGGTTACCCGTCGTAAAGGTGAAATGCACGTAATGGAAACCAAAGGTGATATGCAACACCTGGAGTTTGAAATTCCTTCACGTGGTTTAATCGGTTTGCGTACGCAGATGTTGACTGCTACCACCGGTGAAGCTGTAATGGCACACCGCTTTAGCGAATATAAGCCCTGGAAAGGTACTATCCCTGGCCGTAACAACGGTGTATTACTGGCTAAACAAACAGGTAACACAACCGGTTACTCTATTGATAAATTACAGGACAGAGGTACTTTCTTTGTTGATCCGGGAGAGGAAGTATACGCTGGTCAGATCATTGCCGAGCACATTAAGCCAGGAGATCTGGTAGTAAACGCTATTGAAGGTAAAAAGCTTACCAACATGCGCGCCAGCGGTAGTGATGCAGCTACCAACATTGCTCCTAAAACTTTAATGACACTGGAAGAGTGTATGGAGTATATCCAGAGTGATGAGTGTATTGAAGTTACGCCTAACAACATCCGTATGCGTAAAACCGTACTGGACGAAGAAGAGCGTAAAAAAGCATCACGTTCTCTGAAATCTGAAGAAGCATAATTTACAACAGGCAGCAATGCTTATGTAATATATAAAAGCGGGCAGGGTGTTAAACTCCTGTCCGCTTTTCTTTTATCTTTGTAAAAACATTGGTTTTATGAAAAGAGGCATTGTTTTTTTAGTGGTGGCGTTGACATTAGTGTTGCCTTTGGCCTTACAGGCACAATGTTCTATTTGTACTAAAACTGCTATGCAGTTAGGGGAAGGCCCTGCCAAGGGGTTGAATGGTGGTATTTTATACCTGATGAGTGCGCCACTGGCTATTATGGGCGTTATTGGTTTCCGTTGGTGGAAGCGTGAAAAACAGGTTAGTCAGTAATATATTGCTGCACAAAGCGGTACAGGTTAAACTCCCTGTTGTTACTGTCTTTTTCCCGGGCATCTTTCAGTTGTACCTTGCTTATGTCCCGCATGCGTTGTTTTCCTATTAATGTATAGGCTCTCTCGGCCAGCAGGGCGTTTTTGTAGAAACTGCCGTTTACCTGTTGCTGGTGTTGGTCAATGGCTTTTGCCAGGTTGGCCGTCCCTTCCTTACTGGTGGCAATGGTTTTGATAACAGGAATGTTCTGATTATGGTGTTTTTCGTAAAACTGTAAGGCGGCTACCAGGTTGCGGGTAAACAGGTCTGCTCCCGGGCGGGCGGCTTTATTTACCACAAACACATTGGCTATTTCCATTAAGCCTGCTTTCATGGTTTGAATGTCATCTCCTCCTTCCAGTGTAATAACCAGGCAGCTCATTTTAAACCAGTGTAATTAACCGCGACAGGCTTCTGATGTGCCTTGTTGAATGGAATGTACTAATGGCTGTAATGCGCTCATAATGCTATTTTATGCCTGTGCTTTTTTGCCCATACGGTTACTGGCAAAATCGGCTTTGGCTTCCTGTATGTATTGTTTCAGCTGACGGCTGTTGCGGCCATACAGCATATTGGTTTTTACATAATCTGTTACAAAAGCGCGAATACGTGCAGCATAACCCGGGTTAATGCCGGCAAATTTTTGCTCTATATACAGCATGTTCCTGTACATATAGTAACAGCGCAACGGTGTATGAATTTGCTTGCGCTTTTTAACCAGGTACAGGGTTTTGATAGAGGCCCTGTTTACCATAGTGCCTATGTGATGTACTACATGAATATTGTTGAATTGAATGATAGCGTAATGCTGTGCTGCTGCGCGCAGGCAATAGTCATAATCTACCAGGTCAATAAACAGGTTTTCGTCAAACCGGCCTATTACAGGCAACAGTGCTAGGTTAATGAGTGAGGCGGAGGTGATAATTACCTCTACCGGCTGTGGTGCACAGGTGGGCTCCGATGCTTTAGGTTCCCTGCCATAGGCAGTGCCAAACACCGCTACCTGTTCTTTACCGGCGTAGTTTTGAAAGCAGTTCATGTAGTATGTAATGCTTTCCTGCGAAAAAAAGGTGTCCTGGTCCATCGTCAACAACCATTCAAAACCTTCGGCACGCGCAGTTTCCGCAGCCATATTAATTCTTTTGGCAATACCTTCATTACTACCATCGTTGATGTAACGTGCTTTGGCGGGTAACTCAGATACGTTAAAGGTAGGCGTGCGAGAACCTGTATTGTCGTATACATACAATACATCTACATATGGCTCAAATGACTGGATATTAGGAATTACCTGTGCATCAGGTTTATACAATATTACAACGGCTGCTACTTTCACTATTTACTGGATTGTTTCAAAAATATTTACTTTTTGAATAAAACAATTTAAGGGCGGCAGTTATTTTAACTATTGAACCGGGCTGTAATGCCCACTTAACCGTACCTTTACTAATTATTGTTGGCTATGTATTATATAGTTTTTGGTATTTTATATCTTTTTTCGCTGTTACCATTCCGGGTCCTTTACCTCTTTAGTG encodes the following:
- the typA gene encoding translational GTPase TypA, whose amino-acid sequence is MDIRNIAIIAHVDHGKTTLVDRILHTTKVFRDNQDTGELIMDNNDLERERGITIFSKNAAVTHNGVKINVIDTPGHADFGGEVERVLKMADGVILLVDAFEGPMPQTRFVLQKALQLNLKPIVVINKVDKPNCRPDEVHDAVFELFFNLDATEEQLNFPTFYGSGKNGWFNDTLEQREDIIPLMDGILKYVPAPKINEGPLQMQITSLDYSSFLGRIAIGKVTRGTIKENQPIALMQTDGTVKKQKVRELYVFEGMGKRKVTEVVAGDLCAVVGLEDFNIGDTISDSEVQEALPIISVDEPTMNMTFSINNSPFFGRDGKFVTSRHLRDRLMKETEKNLALRVVDTDNGDTFLVYGRGILHLGVLIETMRREGYELTVGQPQVIVKTIDGKKSEPYENLVVDVPQEFASKVIDLVTRRKGEMHVMETKGDMQHLEFEIPSRGLIGLRTQMLTATTGEAVMAHRFSEYKPWKGTIPGRNNGVLLAKQTGNTTGYSIDKLQDRGTFFVDPGEEVYAGQIIAEHIKPGDLVVNAIEGKKLTNMRASGSDAATNIAPKTLMTLEECMEYIQSDECIEVTPNNIRMRKTVLDEEERKKASRSLKSEEA
- a CDS encoding P-loop NTPase family protein; the encoded protein is MSCLVITLEGGDDIQTMKAGLMEIANVFVVNKAARPGADLFTRNLVAALQFYEKHHNQNIPVIKTIATSKEGTANLAKAIDQHQQQVNGSFYKNALLAERAYTLIGKQRMRDISKVQLKDAREKDSNNREFNLYRFVQQYITD
- a CDS encoding glycosyltransferase family protein — its product is MKVAAVVILYKPDAQVIPNIQSFEPYVDVLYVYDNTGSRTPTFNVSELPAKARYINDGSNEGIAKRINMAAETARAEGFEWLLTMDQDTFFSQESITYYMNCFQNYAGKEQVAVFGTAYGREPKASEPTCAPQPVEVIITSASLINLALLPVIGRFDENLFIDLVDYDYCLRAAAQHYAIIQFNNIHVVHHIGTMVNRASIKTLYLVKKRKQIHTPLRCYYMYRNMLYIEQKFAGINPGYAARIRAFVTDYVKTNMLYGRNSRQLKQYIQEAKADFASNRMGKKAQA